The window GCCGTTTTCATGAGCCAAGACATCTGGGAGAGGGCAGCAATCTGGTTAcctgaggagaagaagaaagagagaaaaaaatcctgcATTGTTTTCTGTCCATTATTTCCTCCCTGCATGGATACACAACAACTCGTTTCAAATTAATGCTACTGCTTTGTTGGTAAAACGCCTTTTATTTAACAAGGTTAGCAGGGATTCTGAGCTCACTTGGCAGGATGAAGGGTAGGTGTTGCAGGTGTGAGAACAGGAAATCCTGACTGGTCCTCAAATAGCGCATTGTGGGTCCAGATGTGTCTGGACAAGCACACAGCTGGTAGATCacctgagagagaaagaaaaccagacaaacacaaagaaatttgAAATATTCTGTAACATAAAATCCTCCTGCTAGCTGTGACACATCTCTCACTGCGGAGATTGTGCCTCATTTAAATATTACCTGGTAGCAGAGCTCAGCCAGGTGCGGGGCCTGCTGTGTGAGCGCAGGTCCCGATCTTTTCTCTGTGCCTCTCTGCAGCCGACTCAGGATGGCGTGCAGGCAGCTACGTGGGCACCCTAACACACCTGTAAGACAAACACACTTAAGTCATCCGGTTTTCTTTCCACTTAATCCATAAAAGGTTCAAACAGTGTTAAACATCATAACTGCTACCAAAATGAACATATTCACTGTAAAGACCAAACTCTCACCCGGGTCCTGGAGATTGGTTGACGACACAGGCTTCTTGACTTCATAGCCCAAAAGATAAAGGGCCAGATTTGGTGCCTTCAACTCCAAAGACGTAATGAGCAGGTTCAAAATATGGATCTGGGTTTCATGCCGGATCCTTGCCACCTTCTTTTGTGAGTCTACGTCTGAAAGTTAGTATATAAGGCGGAAATTAGGAAGCCTGAGTGTGACAGTTTTAATAATTGATAGGTGAAGATCGTCTCACCATCTTTCTCTGTGCCCTCCTCTGCGTCTTCATTGTCCAGACACTCCACAAAGCCTGCCATGAGCTTGTCACTTACAGCCTGAAGTGGAGACGTTTAAATTAATGTCTGCTTTAACACAGCTAACGCTTACATGCACAGTAAAAACACCCCAAGGTTTCATGAAACCTGTTCCAAGTCATCTTGAAAATTTCAATACTGTTCAAGCAGTTTTCTTACACAGATCTAATTTACTAATATATACTGAAAGACAAACGAGTTTATATCGAGGCAACTGTTCCATCCAATTCAAAATATGACACGTGTTTCCAGACTGTTCAGACTTGGACGTGCCTGGTCATGTGTGAAGTCTCCCACCAGCCTAATCTGAATGTTTGGGTAGTTGGCGATGCGACGCAGAATCTTGGCGCTCTGGAAGGCGGCCTCTGGGTTTGAGCTGCTGTGGTAAAGATACCTGCCAAAGACAAACGGCAGAGTTCATAACTGTGCTGCAAAGACTCTGAGTTACAAGCTTTAGTGAATAGCCAACATTAATACAAAGTGAACAAGGACCAGAAAaagccaaaaacaaaaatacattacagttcaaacatcattttaaaaacataaaaaattaaaaaaggatGTGTTTACCTCGCAATGTTGACAATGTGATCAGCCCTTCTGGTTTGAGGGCTGACGCCTTGGAGGAGCTGCTCCAGGGGAGAAACCAGCAGAGAGGCCTGGCTCTCCCTAAGAAGATCCATGAACACTGCTTCCTTCTGCAGAGCCAAGTCCAAAAGGCACAAGCAGTGCAACACTGCTGACTCCAAGTGCTTTTTACCTGTAAGGGCAGAGTGATGCACTCTTCTGTCAGAACAAAGACACAAATACACAAGTTCTCTCCATTTCCCTAACAGCAGTGCATGCTTTCTCACCGGGGAAAGGTGCATAGGTGTCCAGCTGGCGGACCCCCTCCTCCAGCAGGCTGAGGCAGAGTGCCAGCATGGGCGAGTCATTGAGCAGGTGGAACATGATGCTGTGGCCCGGAGGCTTATGGGCCGGGACCTGCTCACCCTGCAGTTCCACAATCTCCTGGACAAAGTCCGACGGCTGGGGCTCGTAGTCCCGCAGCAGCTTGTGGAACACCTCGAGGGCAGAGTCGGCTACCTCCCACTGGGAGATGGAATTTCAAAATGAGCAGATTTACACACAGTTAAAAGTGAATCTATGTTTCGTGTCTACACCTTGACGCTAGGAGGGAGCATTACCTTCTCAGCAGGGCGACGATACGCTCTGGTGGGGAAGGGGAGGAACACAGAGTCACGCAAGAAGTTTAAGTAGGGCTGAAAGCCGGGCACACGCAACCCTGCTCCTAAATTAACGGGCAGGCTTCCCTCCACCAAGGTGCTGATCAGGTGGCAGAAAGATCGTGTCAGTGGGTACTCCTCACAGCTCGACTCGATCTCATTCAGCTCCACCTGATGGCCATGAAAATAATTCACAAAGTTTGAGTCACGTCCCTCTTTTTACAGGATGTTTAGCAATCAATCAAATTAAAGTAAAACTTTTAGTCTCCAGCTGTTTTACTAATCTATGATGCAGATCTGTAACGGCCCAATTACAGCAGACCTACTCAGAGCGCCAATTTTGTAAACAGAAGAACATTTAAAGACAAATCACACTGATAACCTGTCTGCATTGTTTCTCTTTACAACAAGACAGGCTTAAATGTCACCCTCTGACCATTACGCTTgctgaagagaaaaaaacaaaacaaaaacacaactaaaaTCTCACCTCTATCCCTGCTGCTTGTCTCTGTCCGGGGGCTCGCACCGTCTGAAGGATCTGTTTGAcaagaaatgaaaaatcaacaaaatGAGAAGCTTCAAAACATAAAGTTACAGAAAGAAACACAAGAGTGacgatgttttgttttctggaaATTAGGTTTTAAGAAATGGCCGCAATCATGAGGACTGGACATTTGCATGTTTACAGCATCTTATAGTCATTTCAGTGGTGAGAGCATTGGTGACTCCTGACAGCTTTAGCGCAGAAATTAAGCTTAACATGTAGAGAAATATTGTGAGAGTAGAAAGGGAGTCTGTGACTTTCTGATATTatcataattcatattttatttgcacATGACAAACAGTGTTGACCCTATTAGTGTAAACTCatgtcatttttaataaaaataaaaattgttctGTTTTACCTGCGTGTACTCCAGCGACTGCCAGAGTGAAGCAGCGATCTCCGGTGACTTTCCAAACGCTGCCAGGCAGTGCAGGAGCTCAGCTTTCAGGACGGGAGGAACGCTGCACTGAAGCAATCCCAACATCACGACAACTGGGGTCCACTGGGGATGCTCGCACAAGGCCAGTCGAGCATTTTCACTCTAGAGAAGATAGAAATAAACATCTGACTTTGTGGTATTTTACACCCACATAGCAGCACAAATTCATGCCTGTTGTGGCATACCCATGTGATGATGGTGGCGAGCAACTGCAAAAACGAGGTAAGTCCTTCCATCTCTCTTTGGGTGATGCCCCTGAGTGGCGGGTGGCGGTAGTGAGCCGAATCTGGATTTGGGAGGTCTCGTCGCAGGTTTTCATGGTAGAGCATGAGTGAGTGAAAAAAATGTTCCCAGGACACCGGACTGCCTGAAACTCCCTGGATGTTGTCACCTGAACAAGATTAGTATGCATTAGAGAAAACTACAGTACACACTGACAAGGTTTTTgacttaataataattatacatAATAATGGACCCAGACAATATTCTAAtggtgtaaataaaaaataaaacaattttaaatgttgttttgttaaaaaacaaaaaacaagacattattattattattacaacatAATGAAGTTCCTTTTGTGGAAAGGCTTAACTTCAAATCAAATTTGTGTTGATTTCAACTGAAATatcactaaaaaaataaataaataaattctataAAGCAATTTAGTCTTACTGTGTGCTGCCCCGTTGGTCTTAAGCAGGCTGAAGCAGTAATGAGCACACTGAGGGCCATTGGCAAGTCCTTTTAACATACGGAGATAAGAGATGTAGAGGGTGGACGGCAGAAGGTCTCCCATCTGACGTACAAACTTGGACAAAACCACCTGTgtcaaaaatcacaaaatataaaaacacctTTAAACAAATAGAAGCAATggacacacacacccctcctcCCCAAATCTAAATCAATTGGACAATCAGTAACAGTAGTCACAAAAACATGAACCCTACCTGTTTATGTGGAGGTCTTTGCAGGGCCATTCCCAGATAAGAACCCTGCAGGGAGCTGTGTTGAAGAGACTCCGTGGGACACCAGAACTCCAAACCCAGCTCTAATCCAAATGGGTCCTTGCTGTAAAACTCCCCTATCTgaaaacacaaaccaaaaatTCTCATCGATCAGTAATTTTCCTTTAGGTAATAAAAGGTTAGAGGTAATATTGCCTCATATGTATATATggatatgtaaaaaaaaaaaaaaaaaaaacgctaacCAGGATCATGAGGTGGTCCAAGTCCTTTCGCAATGACGACGGAAGCTCGCTGTCCATCTGTAAGGACATGTGCACGAGGCGGGCATCCTCATCGGCACGGTTACGAAGCTGCTTCACCTGCAAAAAGCCAAAATACGCTTGTTaagatgcaaaaataaataaataaatgaaatgtgatAATTACAGAATGTTGAATCTGATAAGTTAAAAACCATATTATAGTTTTACATGTCAGTCTTAAGTTAAAAGCATGCACCTGCAGCATCTCTTACCTTCATTGGCATAAGAGCCAGAAAGTCTGTGATGAGTGAATGGACACGGCGGATGTAAAACTCTTCCTGGGAAAAACTCTCACATCCCAGAATGCCCTCCTTCATAAACAAGAAGACATCGCCCAGGAGAGCCTGATCAGCCAGAGCCTCATCTGCCTCAGTGAACTCAACCAGTGCTGCACAAAGATACACGTACAATAACATGAAATAGCTGTTATCTCAGAAAACTTAAGAATTAGAAGGAGATTTTTAATGGAGACTCAAGGAATGCAGTACTTACCAGAGCCCTGTGGCAGCTGGGAAAGGACTCTCAGCGACAGAGCCCACGCCAGTCGACACACGGCCTGCAGCCCCGGAAGCTTCCATGGTTGGCTGTCCATCAGGCGACTGTGCACTGCAGATACATACTGCCTTTCTGTCAGCAATGGAAGTGCCTGGAGCAAATCTGGAGGAAAACACATGCAGGCAGATGATTTTTGGAATCAGTGAtttcaacaggaaaaaaagaaagaaaaccaaaaccatCAACACGAACTTACCATCTCTATCTTCAGTCCCCTGCTCTATAAAACTGACATCCAAGCAGTAGAGCAGTGCCATAACCAGAGCCAGGCTAACACTGTCCAGTGAGCCATCAGCCTGAGCTGTAACTGTCTCCAGGTGGCCAATGAGTGCCAGAGTGTCATCTTTTGACAGGGGTGATTGGCAGGTCCATGAAAACAGGCTGTCTGCAAGCGCCTGTCGGCATTCCTTGATGAGGTCTCCAACCTGGTGACAGATGCAGAAACTACATGTAATCCATATTTTCCATAATCCACTCTGCATTCCTACACTCTATGTTTCTATTTGAGCGGTGTTGAGAAAATTAGTGGCACTGTATTGTTCCTTTaacactggaaaaacaaaacaaagcaatttGAAGATTTATATCTTTGGTTAAAATTTATACAAAAGATTACTTCACACCTCCTTCCTGTGCTTTTCGTTGCCCAATCCGCGTTCTTTCTGCAGTCGTTCAAACTCACGCGTCACGCTTATCTCTGACACCAAAGTTAGAATGCGTTTGGTCAGACCTTGGCTCATGAGCTCATCTGTAAATCGTGTTGTCAAAGCCACCAGCTCTCCACTGAAGGAGAAAACAAATGACATTGTCAAACATAAGATtcaaatagaatagaatagaatagaataatcctttaattgtcccacaaggggaaatttggatgtaacagcagccagaaagacacatatacaaacaaacagtacacaagacacaaaacagaaacatacacaatttttacatatttacatcaagggCAATGGTtaccaaaaaaaacacaagcaggACAAAAACACCTTCATCATATGGGACTTTAACAGCATTTATCAATGTTTCATTGTACTACTTTTAGACACCGTTATTACCTAAGATCCAGGGTGAAGGTCTTGCCCTGTCGTGACTGAATGAGTGTGCGCAGAGAGTTGGCCATACAAAGTTTTCCATCCCAGTAAAGTAACACGGCCACTAGGCCTCGTGTCAGTCCTGGAAAATAGGGCTGCTGCTGTTCACctggagagagaaacagagctCAGTCTCAGTGTTTGATCAGGACAATCCATACACTAGAACCTGCTACACAATTAACTACAGTGACACTTTACCTATAAGATGAAATGGAATTAATCTATGCTGGATAAAGTTGGGGATTTTTTCCCTTCATGTTACCTGCCAAGAGAAGCTCCAAAGCTGCCAACTCTCCAATGTCAAAGAGATCACTGAGGATGAAAGCCTCTGTCAGAAGCTGTTCTGGAAGGAGCCGTGACCCCTGCTGACCTTGGATGGCGATGCCTTCTGTGCTGGCTTTACGCACTTTCTCTCTTTGCTCTGCACTTTTTGGCTAAAAATGAAGAGAAGACAAGACGCTGTCAATATCAGAGTCTCGGAGGACAGACTGTAACTACAAGCTACacattgaaaaaaacaacaacaaaaaaaaaaaaacacccgtGACCTGCATGTGTGAGAAATTGCAGTGTTTTAAATTACCTATTCATGCCATCTTACCGGGTTCTTAAAAAGTGACAGAAAGTGAGGTTTGTGTTTCTTCAGCTGTAGGTCTAGGAGGTGAACACTCTCGGGCTGTCTCCTTAACACAGCTCCGTCCACTGTCTCCCAGAGCTCTTTCAGTGGCCCCCACAGACTGGCTCCTGAAGGAGTAAATAAGCTTTTAGATGTTTTGGGTCGTCACACAAGTATGCAAACAACTCATTTTTAGTCATTTCGAGTTAATTTGTTATAACCATGCTTGTTAACACCACTGCGGCATTTTGCCTATCCTATATACAGCACTATAAAAGATTCCAGAAGTATAGTACAGACACTTCTTTGCCTCCCCCGAGTTgttagtttcagttttatttcaagCCGGTCGGCTGATCTATCAGACAAGTCGTGTCATCCCTCCCTGTTATTTCAGGTTGAGTGTGGGAATTAGTTCGGTGTAAATGAGTAAAACTAATTTGTTATTTAACCTCAGCTAACTTAACGTCTATTTGCTATGTGCAAGGCTAAGCTATGCTAGCCTGACAGACCCAACAACATGTGGTCAAAACATATCATAATCGACAAATCTGCGGCCAAGAAGCGCATATATCTGCGCTTCTATGCATAACATAGGTTGAGATTTGATGCAATAATTAAACAAAATccaattatttaataaaatatacatCCTTACCCGAATTTACCGCCATCTGCGCCGCCATGATACGCTCACTAAGTTGGACAGAAGCTTCTGGGTTTGTGCCGGTGTGAAATTTAAAACGATAACTTCTGTAATGCTTTGGTCATTTTTAGTGAACAACGAATCTATCAGTCCTAATTTAATGTCCTCGCTGGTTAGTTGAGCGGATTAAATATCTTAGAAGATTTCATGATTATGTGGGCTCTTTTCAGGCGGGGTCCTCCGAATGATAGCCCCGTCCCCATTAGCAATTATGGGAATTGTAGTTCTTGTAAGTTAAAGCGTTTAAGGCATTTAATTAAATCTACAATctgtaaactttaaaaaaaaaaaaaattaaaaaataatatattttaggAGACTTATATAAAGCAATActtgaaaaaaatatacaacTAGAAATAGTTccgaaaaaaatcaaaacacacgCGGAACCATGAGTTTGAGGCTCTTGTTTTGCTTCCGACTGTTTTGACGGTCCACCAAAATGCCCATGCTAGTCTTATATCTGTGAGTCTGTGACCGCTGTGATGAAAATGTGTCGTTTATGACGTTTCATAATCTGTACCACTGCGCTAAAATTGAGGTTTTGAAAACAGTTTAATCACAGTCATGGCTCGAGTCGTGAAAGTGTTTCGGACTTTGCGAAATCATTGGAAGAAAAGcacatttgctgtgtgtgtcttGTCCTACGGTGGATACTGGCTGTATGGAAAACACTGGTGGGTATTTCATGCTATGAATGAGACAGAGTGCACAAATTCCCATTTTCGTGTCCTAAATGTTATGTATAATATTTCATCAGTGACAGCGTCCTGCGCAGAGAGGCGTGTCTATTAGCCAGGGTAAGGTGTCACTAAATTATTACCCCAAAACACAAGTTTCCTCTTTGTGACAGTTATCCTTAACATCATCATTTGTGTTAGGAATATGGACAGCAGCAGATAGCACCACAGGAGCGAATCAGGAAAGCAACTGTGATTTTGAACCCTGCAGCTTGCAACGGGTAAGACGCATAATCTCCAGACGTCTCTCTGAGAGTCATGTTTAATTTTTCTCAGAATATTTACAGCTTCCTGTGTTAATTTTCCCCAGGAAAGCCAACAACCTATTCGAAAAGAATGCTGCTCCTATTTTACACCTGGCTGGTGTGCAGATTACAGTAGTCAAGGTATTGTTTTCTATTTCAATTGGATATTTATCAGGTAATAGTGTCTCTGAGAGTGTCACAGAGCATGACATCACATCTAGATATTACATATCCCTCTACAGACAGACTATGAAGGCCAGGCAAAAAAACTGATTGAGTTAATGGAAGAAACAGACATGCTGATCGTGGCTGGAGGAGATGGCACGTTGCAGGAAGTGATCACAGGCTTACTGAGAAGGCCAGACCAAGTAGGTGTAATGTAATATAGTAGCTGTGTTAATCTGACATCATCTATCTGTAATAACTATATTCAGTCTGATATTTTAAGTAATTAAATCTTTCTTTTGGTGGATGTTTTCTGACCACAGGACGTCTTCAGTAAGACACCAATTGGATTCATTCCACTAGGCTCCCATAATTCCCTCAGTCCAAGTCTtcatctcctcagtgacaacaaggTCAAGTAAGTAATGTTTCAGcatcacacacaaaaagatCATTACATATTCCCACTACAAACTTCACTGGGTTGTTATCATTTCACTCAGTAAATATATAGTACAGAATTCCTGATTTCTTCCATTAACTAGAATGTTTTTAATGTCATTCATTTTAAAGGGACATCACATCAGCAGCACTGTCAATACTGAAGGGAGAAACTGTACCGCTGGATGTGCTCCAAATCAAAGTGAGAAACTGCTTATATATTGCTCTACATAGCCTTAAAGTTACAAACTAATGTCTgtacttatttaaaaaaatattaaaacaagtGAGTAAGCCGGTAAACTGGATTCataaagcacattttaaaaattccaaagttatttaatatttattttaaaagccattaggtaaaaaatattttttttaaaaaaaacatatatgaatatttattataataaaagaaaattacaagaaaaaaataaatgagttttatcagtttttgtgagtattttttttcccatgtgacattatttttcaagtttaaaaatatatacatcgATTTATTTTGATGATTTTCTGTTATTCTCCTTTTGTAACACtcaaacttatttattcattgactttcttttcatattttgaATACATGTTGgcctaaacataaacataaactattatttttaattttcttcttaatatttaatattctcTTTTGCCATGTTGATGACTTTAAATTCAGCAGAAGAAATAAGCAAATTTAAATTCAGGTCTCCATGCAAATTATTTCATGTCCaaggttaattaaaaaaaaaaaaggttctttcCAGAGACTTCAGAATCCTTGGCACTTGGGCTGTGCCATATCATATCATCTGCAATAATATACATTTTTCCATGACATAAAAGTGTCATATTGCGGTATCTTTCCCATCTCAGTGACACCTGTTTATGTTTCCTAGCGCACACAACTGAAAGACAAGCCAGACATATCTGACAGCAAGCGCTGAATTTCAGTTTTCAATTAGGGTTCAGTAAATAAGGAGCTACTTCAACAACCTCTAAAAAAGCACagatcaaaacaaacaaagaaactctGTGGAGTATAACCAGGTCAAGAAGGAGGAGAGACTAGCAGCTGGTGATGTGCTACCCAAAAGTAAACAGATGACACAACTGCATACCGCTGCCATATGATAGGATGAGCAAACAGTGGATGGAAATTACTGGCGTGGTTACATGGTggaaaaacatgactttgagcAGCTCGACCCACGACACCAAATCCCAGGTAGAAAATATGAGATATGAGGTATAGAGAATCATATACCCATCCCTTTTCCTGCAAATGGTCAATAATGGCCACcccaataaagtaaataaagtatGCAATGGCAAGTTAGTGACTGTTTCTGCAATTAAAAGTAGAGATGTGTGGTACTCTGATTCTACACTCAGTCAAACTGAGAGTGTTTGACTCTTAGAATATAAAGTaacaaatacatataatataaaacaaacaaaatacaataaaaatcaataaatacataaataaattgaCAACTAGCTAAGTGAGGAAGTAAATACAAGGCTGAatgcataatttaaaaaaagtactTTACATATACATTTTGTTATCCTTGATATTTAATGATGCACTGAAACTATTCTCAGTGCTATAAAAGTGGGAATTTAAACATGAGACTTGTGTTCAGATGtagtttttacccctcagctgtaaaagACTGATGGAGTATTGCTGTCAATACCCACGTTTGTGAATGTGAGAACTGGAGAACGAGGTGACATGTCTACTGAAAATCTCAGTCGAGTTTGAATTTCAGT is drawn from Pelmatolapia mariae isolate MD_Pm_ZW linkage group LG7, Pm_UMD_F_2, whole genome shotgun sequence and contains these coding sequences:
- the nup205 gene encoding nuclear pore complex protein Nup205 isoform X3: MAAQMAVNSGASLWGPLKELWETVDGAVLRRQPESVHLLDLQLKKHKPHFLSLFKNPPKSAEQREKVRKASTEGIAIQGQQGSRLLPEQLLTEAFILSDLFDIGELAALELLLAGEQQQPYFPGLTRGLVAVLLYWDGKLCMANSLRTLIQSRQGKTFTLDLSGELVALTTRFTDELMSQGLTKRILTLVSEISVTREFERLQKERGLGNEKHRKEVGDLIKECRQALADSLFSWTCQSPLSKDDTLALIGHLETVTAQADGSLDSVSLALVMALLYCLDVSFIEQGTEDRDDLLQALPLLTERQYVSAVHSRLMDSQPWKLPGLQAVCRLAWALSLRVLSQLPQGSALVEFTEADEALADQALLGDVFLFMKEGILGCESFSQEEFYIRRVHSLITDFLALMPMKVKQLRNRADEDARLVHMSLQMDSELPSSLRKDLDHLMILIGEFYSKDPFGLELGLEFWCPTESLQHSSLQGSYLGMALQRPPHKQVVLSKFVRQMGDLLPSTLYISYLRMLKGLANGPQCAHYCFSLLKTNGAAHSDNIQGVSGSPVSWEHFFHSLMLYHENLRRDLPNPDSAHYRHPPLRGITQREMEGLTSFLQLLATIITWSENARLALCEHPQWTPVVVMLGLLQCSVPPVLKAELLHCLAAFGKSPEIAASLWQSLEYTQILQTVRAPGQRQAAGIEVELNEIESSCEEYPLTRSFCHLISTLVEGSLPVNLGAGLRVPGFQPYLNFLRDSVFLPFPTRAYRRPAEKWEVADSALEVFHKLLRDYEPQPSDFVQEIVELQGEQVPAHKPPGHSIMFHLLNDSPMLALCLSLLEEGVRQLDTYAPFPGKKHLESAVLHCLCLLDLALQKEAVFMDLLRESQASLLVSPLEQLLQGVSPQTRRADHIVNIARYLYHSSSNPEAAFQSAKILRRIANYPNIQIRLVGDFTHDQAVSDKLMAGFVECLDNEDAEEGTEKDDVDSQKKVARIRHETQIHILNLLITSLELKAPNLALYLLGYEVKKPVSSTNLQDPGVLGCPRSCLHAILSRLQRGTEKRSGPALTQQAPHLAELCYQVIYQLCACPDTSGPTMRYLRTSQDFLFSHLQHLPFILPSNQIAALSQMSWLMKTAAIELRVTSLNRQRSHTQRLVSLLLDDQPHAQHAADGESGMEDETRSVSGFLHFDTVSKVRRKLLSVLDAIEFSQDMPELLQLDFFERTQIEQVISNCEHVNEQGHTVCNVKLLHRVLVAEVNALQGMAAIGQRPLLMEEVNSILQQVVERNRVRRSLSAKRHALQSWRSLVETLLTACPADLIPADERQLIIRDLLLDLHDKVLSEDAAGELMPIVAGAVFTLTAHLSQSVLSEQQQGVGLETSSGFASIANSALHLILRKLLDFILSTGGGYQRLRAHLYGSLLYYLQIAQKPEEPDTLQTGKAMWERLTAPEDGFSKLQRENLAIIESYGKALMEVVCRDACDGHEISRMLAMAVLDRILSIDRQNQWLLYICNSGYLRSLVESLRQDDVALQSLLTPQPPLLKPLYIFESKMALLTRVAKTGQGAVELLRCGLVAQLMECQVFDMVPDSDAHRVMRDPSGFIPSPMDRYRQILLPTLRLFQVILTSTSINHQQGAAQVLQWLIVHADTIQSLLRCQELSMGALQELSLLTGIISKTALPGALEMGGEVNSAALMEFQGHINRFQRLCLSLLGRLAGSERDRLLKQAEISAPGDSAERREEMEVAMQQVCANIMEYCQALLLQSSAQAQFSICLFSPSGSEPAGRDGARTDLSSTVPSMAYSRVPSLGLVLYLLKNSAADFFRFHQSHRQSLGKLQSLDQLPPEELKELCQGLVSGPGGVEKISSVHRSLLAKRRLVQLINNRAKLLALCSYVIETCLFVLWRHLEYYLLHCIPTDPKDSLLPGSTLYRSRLADDSFSGLQASGGRGLSLSRVSQQDLDLLKSDMAAGFGEALQRKLLEVEGLYSQVRSRYTFIQALVRRIRGLLRQPKS
- the nup205 gene encoding nuclear pore complex protein Nup205 isoform X1 produces the protein MAAQMAVNSGASLWGPLKELWETVDGAVLRRQPESVHLLDLQLKKHKPHFLSLFKNPPKSAEQREKVRKASTEGIAIQGQQGSRLLPEQLLTEAFILSDLFDIGELAALELLLAGEQQQPYFPGLTRGLVAVLLYWDGKLCMANSLRTLIQSRQGKTFTLDLSGELVALTTRFTDELMSQGLTKRILTLVSEISVTREFERLQKERGLGNEKHRKEVGDLIKECRQALADSLFSWTCQSPLSKDDTLALIGHLETVTAQADGSLDSVSLALVMALLYCLDVSFIEQGTEDRDDLLQALPLLTERQYVSAVHSRLMDSQPWKLPGLQAVCRLAWALSLRVLSQLPQGSALVEFTEADEALADQALLGDVFLFMKEGILGCESFSQEEFYIRRVHSLITDFLALMPMKVKQLRNRADEDARLVHMSLQMDSELPSSLRKDLDHLMILIGEFYSKDPFGLELGLEFWCPTESLQHSSLQGSYLGMALQRPPHKQVVLSKFVRQMGDLLPSTLYISYLRMLKGLANGPQCAHYCFSLLKTNGAAHSDNIQGVSGSPVSWEHFFHSLMLYHENLRRDLPNPDSAHYRHPPLRGITQREMEGLTSFLQLLATIITWSENARLALCEHPQWTPVVVMLGLLQCSVPPVLKAELLHCLAAFGKSPEIAASLWQSLEYTQILQTVRAPGQRQAAGIEVELNEIESSCEEYPLTRSFCHLISTLVEGSLPVNLGAGLRVPGFQPYLNFLRDSVFLPFPTRAYRRPAEKWEVADSALEVFHKLLRDYEPQPSDFVQEIVELQGEQVPAHKPPGHSIMFHLLNDSPMLALCLSLLEEGVRQLDTYAPFPGKKHLESAVLHCLCLLDLALQKEAVFMDLLRESQASLLVSPLEQLLQGVSPQTRRADHIVNIARYLYHSSSNPEAAFQSAKILRRIANYPNIQIRLVGDFTHDQAVSDKLMAGFVECLDNEDAEEGTEKDDVDSQKKVARIRHETQIHILNLLITSLELKAPNLALYLLGYEVKKPVSSTNLQDPGVLGCPRSCLHAILSRLQRGTEKRSGPALTQQAPHLAELCYQVIYQLCACPDTSGPTMRYLRTSQDFLFSHLQHLPFILPSNQIAALSQMSWLMKTAAIELRVTSLNRQRSHTQRLVSLLLDDQPHAQHAADGESGMEDETRSVSGFLHFDTVSKVRRKLLSVLDAIEFSQDMPELLQLDFFERTQIEQVISNCEHVNEQGHTVCNVKLLHRVLVAEVNALQGMAAIGQRPLLMEEVNSILQQVVERNRVRRSLSAKRHALQSWRSLVETLLTACPADLIPADERQLIIRDLLLDLHDKVLSEDAAGELMPIVAGAVFTLTAHLSQSVLSEQQQGVGLETSSGFASIANSALHLILRKLLDFILSTGGGYQRLRAHLYGSLLYYLQIAQKPEEPDTLQTAGKAMWERLTAPEDGFSKLQRENLAIIESYGKALMEVVCRDACDGHEISRMLAMAVLDRILSIDRQNQWLLYICNSGYLRSLVESLRQDDVALQSLLTPQPPLLKPLYIFESKMALLTRVAKTGQGAVELLRCGLVAQLMECQVFDMVPDSDAHRVMRDPSGFIPSPMDRYRQILLPTLRLFQVILTSTSINHQQGAAQVLQWLIVHADTIQSLLRCQELSMGALQELSLLTGIISKTALPGALEMGGEVNSAALMEFQGHINRFQRLCLSLLGRLAGSERDRLLKQAEISAPGDSAERREEMEVAMQQVCANIMEYCQALLLQSSAQAQFSICLFSPSGSEPAGRDGARTDLSSTVPSMAYSRVPSLGLVLYLLKNSAADFFRFHQSHRQSLGKLQSLDQLPPEELKELCQGLVSGPGGVEKISSVHRSLLAKRRLVQLINNRAKLLALCSYVIETCLFVLWRHLEYYLLHCIPTDPKDSLLPGSTLYRSRLADDSFSGLQASGGRGLSLSRVSQQDLDLLKSDMAAGFGEALQRKLLEVEGLYSQVRSRYTFIQALVRRIRGLLRQPKS